One window from the genome of Xiphophorus hellerii strain 12219 chromosome 16, Xiphophorus_hellerii-4.1, whole genome shotgun sequence encodes:
- the arl6ip1 gene encoding ADP-ribosylation factor-like protein 6-interacting protein 1, which yields MAESDNKSANLLAQETAQLEEQLQGWREVILAGDRVLRWEQPWFPGALVGATTMVFLLIYYLDPSVLTGLSGTVMLLCLADYFVPTVALKVFGSNKWTTEQQQRFHEICNNLVRSERRVVGWWKRLCVLKEEKPKVYFASVISGLLAVAWIGQQVHNLFLTYLIVSFLLLLPGLNQHGVISKYTSMAKREINKLLKQKEKKNQ from the exons atggctgaaagcGACAACAAAAGCGCAAATCTTTTA gctcAGGAAACAGCCCAGCTGGAGGAGCAGCTCCAGGGGTGGAGGGAGGTGATCCTAGCCGGAGATCGGGTTCTGCGCTGGGAGCAGCCCTGGTTCCCTGGAGCTCTGGTTGGTGCGACCACCATGGTTTTCCT GCTGATTTACTACCTGGACCCGTCGGTGCTGACTGGACTGTCCGGCACCGTCATGCTGCTCTGCCTGGCTGATTACTTCGTTCCCACCGTCGCTCTCAAAGTGTTTGGCTCCAATAAGTG GACCacggagcagcagcagcgtttcCATGAGATCTGCAACAACCTGGTGAGGAGCGAGCGCCGCGTCGTCGGCTGGTGGAAGCGTCTCTGCGTCCTGAAAGAGGAGAAACCCAAAGTG taCTTTGCCTCGGTGATCAGCGGCCTGCTGGCGGTGGCCTGGATCGGACAGCAGGTCCACAACCTCTTCCTCACCTACCTGATCG TGagctttctgctgctgctgccgggTCTGAACCAGCATGGCGTCATCTCAAAGTACACCTCCATGGCCAAGAGGGAGATCAACAAACTGCTCAAgcaaaaggagaagaagaaccaGTAG